The proteins below are encoded in one region of Acanthochromis polyacanthus isolate Apoly-LR-REF ecotype Palm Island chromosome 4, KAUST_Apoly_ChrSc, whole genome shotgun sequence:
- the LOC110967043 gene encoding LOW QUALITY PROTEIN: uncharacterized protein LOC110967043 (The sequence of the model RefSeq protein was modified relative to this genomic sequence to represent the inferred CDS: substituted 1 base at 1 genomic stop codon), producing the protein MQDVFNLQPFRPAVNLSNPTITNISFTLYAVLGVYWHHEFLVWDPDECDGVTRVSLPVKQLWSPDIIVYEFVDDDVSQACPYVYANHTGHIRWDRMLRLVSACNLEIFSFPFDVQNCTFTFGSYMHTIRDVRVSPALTFKEMSRNSKRYLEASGEWELVDILGETSILQFGIDEWDIITFWVVIKRRPVLYVVNLLIPSSFLMLIDILSFYLPPHSVDRASFKMTLILGYTVFLLIMNDLLPSTANGTPIIGIYFSVCLALMVISLLETVIITNVLHHNSMKYQEVPSWVRVVVLKHIANLICYRWPDDIRPPSLSQRDKPESSNGSSDPQIVQPTSRAPDQQPASNGGVAALPELQQICQYLGDLRGHLTSLQKESELQDQWCHVGYVLDFLLFRIYLLLITCYALVIISMCELEKNLFPNNLVPPVKSFSYPVNITISITVVGILGVDEKTQTLTTVLWXVLEWEIKGLSWEEEECGAKRVSVPREKLWVPDIHIAEFIGEDESPRIPYVYLKNTGHVYDDKPLQVVSSCQLGIYTFPFDIQNCSLTFGSYLHFATDIMMIQGSTSEEILQESRGVLQTNGEWELTDIGVADSTLALEDGSYSEIKYFLILRRRPVLYVVNLLIPSCFLITVDLFSFLLPPQSVDRSSFKMTLILGYTVFLLIMNDLLPATGEKTPLISVFFSLSLALMVTSLLETVLITNIQFSSSQSSAVPHWLSVLVLRYLAVVVCITPEKKSNRVTVFLNPSAKDPVKSTRSTDISQSQSVSNDSTKPPSSPPHRPDPTLDELRRLSRDLAAIRQQMDSHFQGTKASQEWQMIGTVVDRLLFGLYIVFIVVSFITIISIWIWNNSYAA; encoded by the exons ATGCAGGATGTGTTCAACCTACAGCCCTTCAGGCCGGCCGTAAATCTCAGCAATCCCACCATCACCAACATCTCCTTCACCCTGTACGCTGTCCTTGGAGTG TACTGGCACCATGAGTTCCTGGTTTGGGACCCTGATGAGTGTGATGGCGTCACCAGGGTTTCTCTTCCTGTGAAGCAGCTCTGGTCTCCAGACATCATTGTTTACGAGTT TGTGGATGACGATGTTTCCCAGGCGTGTCCGTACGTCTACGCCAACCACACAGGTCACATCCGCTGGGACAGGATGCTGCGGCTCGTCTCTGCCTGCaacttggagatcttcagttttccTTTCGACGTACAGAATTGCACATTTACATTTGGCTCCTACATGCACACCA TACGAGACGTGAGGGTCAGTCCAGCTCTGACCTTTAAAGAGATGTCTAGAAACTCAAAACGTTACCTGGAAGCCAGTGGAGAGTGGGAGCTGGTGGACATACTGGGAGAGACGTCCATCCTTCAGTTTGGCATTGACGAGTGGGACATCATCACCTTCTGG GTGGTCATAAAGCGGCGTCCGGTGCTCTATGTGGTCAACCTGCTGATCCCCAGCTCCTTCCTCATGCTCATAGATATTCTGTCCTTCTACCTGCCGCCCCACAGTGTCGACCGGGCCTCCTTCAAGATGACCCTGATCTTGGGCTACACCGTCTTCCTGCTCATCATGAACGACCTGCTGCCCAGCACAGCCAACGGCACTCCCATCATAG GCATCTATTTCTCAGTGTGTCTGGCCCTCATGGTCATCAGTCTGCTGGAGACTGTCATCATCACCAACGTCCTCCACCACAACTCCATGAAGTACCAGGAGGTTCCAAGCTGGGTGAGGGTGGTTGTCCTCAAACACATAGCCAACCTCATCTGCTACCGCTGGCCAGACGACATCCGGCCTCCTTCTTTATCGCAGAGGGACAAACCTGAAAGCTCCAACGGCAGCTCAGACCCACAGATCGTCCAACCAACCAGCCGAGCTCCTGACCAGCAACCAGCCAGCAATGGAG GTGTAGCTGCTCTGCCTGAACTGCAGCAGATCTGTCAGTACCTGGGCGACCTTCGCGGTCACCTCACCTCCCTGCAGAAGGAGAGCGAGCTGCAGGACCAGTGGTGCCATGTTGGATACGTCCTCGACTTCCTGCTCTTCCGCATCTATctgctgctcatcacctgcTATGCGCTGGTCATCATCTCCATGTG TGAACTTGAGAAGAATCTCTTCCCCAACAATCTGGTGCCCCCTGTAAAAAGCTTTTCGTATCCGGTGAATATAACCATCAGCATCACTGTGGTGGGAATTTTAGGAGTG GATGAAAAAACTCAAACGCTGACCACGGTCCTATGGTAAGTCCTG GAGTGGGAAATCAAGGGACTGAGCTGGGAGGAGGAAGAATGTGGAGCGAAAAGAGTTTCTGTTCCTCGGGAAAAGCTTTGGGTTCCAGACATTCATATTGCAGAGTT CATTGGTGAGGACGAATCTCCCAGAATCCCTTACGTCTACTTAAAAAATACGGGTCATGTATACGACGATAAACCACTCCAAGTGGTCAGTTCTTGCCAGTTAGGAATCTACACTTTCCCCTTTGATATCCAAAACTGCTCACTGACCTTTGGATCATATCTACACTTTG CTACAGACATAATGATGATTCAAGGCAGCACATCTGAAGAGATCCTGCAGGAGTCCAGAGGAGTGCTGCAGACTAACGGGGAGTGGGAGCTCACAGACATCGGAGTAGCCGATTCCACGCTGGCACTAGAAGACGGAAGCTACTCTGAGATCAAATATTTT CTCATTCTAAGACGCAGACCCGTCCTGTACGTGGTGAACCTCCTGATCCCCAGCTGCTTCCTCATCACCGTGGACCTCTTCAGCTTCCTGCTGCCTCCACAGAGCGTCGACCGCTCCTCCTTCAAGATGACCCTCATCCTGGGCTACACCGTCTTCCTGCTCATCATGAACGACCTGCTGCCTGCCACCGGGGAGAAAACGCCTTTAATCA gtgttttcttctctctcagCCTGGCTCTGATGGTGACCAGTCTGCTGGAGACGGTGCTCATCACAAACATCCAGTTCAGCTCCAGTCAGAGCAGTGCAGTTCCTCACTGGCTCAGCGTCCTGGTGTTGCGTTACCTCGCTGTTGTCGTCTGTATAACCCCAGAGAAAAAGAGCAACAGAGTCACAGTCTTCCTCAACCCATCCGCGAAAG ATCCAGTAAAGAGCACCAGGAGCACAGACATCTCACAGAGTCAGAGCGTCTCTAATGATTCCACAAAACCCCCTTCATCCCCTCCTCACCGTCCGGATCCGACCCTGGATGAACTGAGGAGGCTGAGCAGAGACCTCGCTGCTATCCGACAGCAGATGGACAGTCACTTCCAGGGGACCAAAGCTTCTCAGGAGTGGCAGATGATCGGGACAGTGGTGGACCGTCTCCTGTTCGGCCTCTACATCGTCTTCATCGTCGTCAgcttcatcaccatcatcagtaTCTGGATCTGGAATAACTCGTATGCAGCATGA
- the LOC127533757 gene encoding 5-hydroxytryptamine receptor 3A-like — translation MQLEILTSAEEIFRYSKEVMTTMGEWELIGLTAKKLEPTSTIDDSGHYVELRFFVTVRRRATLYVVNLLIPSCFLITVDLFSFMLPPKDVDRSLFKMTLILGYTVFLIIMNDLLPITGETIPLLNVFLSLCLGLMVASLLETILITNLMCGSTHYSPVPRWIRVLVLQILGKLVRLPPKPRVKKDTVFQNPAVLEILEMKFASPVAEDSEAPEEKGPLCEDEALQELKNLSSDLQAVRLQVEQQLNGSPSSEEWIQVGSVIDRLLFILYILFITVSFITIIIIWVIFYNNP, via the exons ATGCAACTTGAAATTCTTACATCTGCAGAGGAAATATTTCGATACTCCAAAGAGGTTATGACAACTATGGGTGAATGGGAACTAATTGGGTTGACAGCGAAGAAACTCGAACCAACAAGTACCATTGACGACTCTGGACATTACGTAGAACTCCGATTCTTT GTGACGGTGAGGCGTCGGGCCACCCTGTATGTGGTGAATCTCCTGATCCCCAGCTGCTTCCTCATCACCGTGGACCTCTTCAGCTTCATGTTGCCTCCGAAAGACGTCGACCGGTCCTTGTTCAAGATGACCCTCATCCTGGGCTACACCGTCTTCCTGATCATCATGAACGACCTGCTGCCCATCACTGGAGAGACCATCCCGCTCTTAA ATGTGTTCCTGTCTCTCTGCCTGGGTCTGATGGTGGCCAGTCTACTGGAGACCATCCTCATCACCAACCTCATGTGTGGCTCCACTCACTACTCTCCAGTTCCTCGCTGGATCAGAGTGCTCGTTCTACAGATCCTGGGAAAATTGGTTCGCCTTCCTCCAAAGCCAAGAGTTAAAAAGGACACTGTGTTCCAAAATCCTGCTGTACTAG AAATTTTAGAAATGAAATTTGCCTCTCCGGTGGCAGAGGACAGCGAGGCTCCAGAGGAGAAGGGGCCGCTGTGTGAGGACGAGGCCCTGCAGGAGTTGAAAAATCTGAGCAGCGACCTCCAGGCCGTCCGCCTCcaggtggagcagcagctgaaCGGCAGTCCGAGCTCAGAGGAGTGGATCCAGGTGGGTTCCGTCATCGACCGCCTGCTGTTTATCCTCTACATCCTCTTCATAACAGTCAGCTtcattaccatcatcatcatctgggTGATATTCTACAACAACCCCTGA